A single Bufo bufo chromosome 6, aBufBuf1.1, whole genome shotgun sequence DNA region contains:
- the LOC121005657 gene encoding nucleolar transcription factor 1-B-like, with protein sequence MAAPSDQAQWSKEDVLTLMETMKSILPSQDNLKFKTTASYLDWNKMAFKNYTGPVCRQKWIEIALRQFRTLSELIHDAEEHVKNQYKEEKLKKRPKKPLAPHFHFFVENRAKYAKLYPEMSNVDLTKILYKKYKELPEKKKMKYIQDYQRQKQEFKRNMAKFREERPDLLQATKKSDVSVVLPPFGKHIDRPRQAWTLFYETNRLRKTSTARTISSITCV encoded by the coding sequence ATGGCTGCCCCAAGTGATCAAGCTCAATGGTCCAAAGAGGACGTGCTCACTCTCATGGAAACCATGAAGTCCATTCTGCCCAGCCAGGACAATTTAAAGTTCAAAACCACAGCATCTTATCTAGACTGGAACAAGATGGCCTTCAAGAATTATACGGGACCTGTGTGTCGTCAAAAGTGGATTGAGATCGCTTTGAGGCAGTTCCGCACTCTCTCAGAACTAATTCATGATGCAGAAGAACATGTGAAGAACCAatataaagaagaaaaactgaagaaacgCCCCAAAAAGCCCCTGGCACCCCATTTCCACTTCTTTGTGGAGAACAGGGCCAAATATGCTAAGCTATATCCAGAGATGAGCAACGTAGACTTAACCAAGATTCTGTACAAAAAGTATAAAGAGTTACCAGAAAAAAAGAAGATGAAATATATTCAGGATTACCAGAGACAGAAGCAAGAATTTAAGAGAAACATGGCAAAATTCAGGGAGGAGCGCCCAGATCTCCTGCAGGCTACAAAGAAATCAGATGTCTCTGTGGTACTACCGCCATTTGGAAAGCACATCGACAGACCGAGGCAGGCATGGACACTATTTTATGAGACAAACCGCCTAAGAAAAACTTCTACTGCACGAACGATATCCAGCATCACGTGTGTTTAG